From the Thermodesulfobacteriota bacterium genome, the window CCAGCCGGAGGAGCTGGCCAATCCCCGCTCCCTGGGCCTGATCGGCATTCGGGAGCGGGTACGGGCCTTGAGCGGCTCGATCCGGATCCAGGGCCTGCCGGGGCAGGGGACCACCGTGACCGTGACCCTGCCCCAACCGGACCCGGGCGGCGAGCTGCCCGCCTGACGGCCGGCCCGGCAGGCCGCGATCAGCCCGGCGGCCAGGTCAGCCGCCGCCCCCCCAACAGGTGCAGGTGGATATGGAAGACCTCCTGGCCGGCATCGGCGTTGCAGTTGAGCACCGTCCGGTAGCCGGAGTCCGCGATGCCCTCCTGGCGGGCGATGGCGGCGGCGGTCAGCAACAGGTGGCCGACCAGGGCCGCGTCGCCGGCACCCAGGTCGTTGGTGGTGGGAATGTGCCGCTTGGGGATGACCAGGATGTGCACCGGCGCCTGCGGCCGGATGTCCCGGAAGGCCAGAACCTGGTCATCCTCCAGGACCACGTCCGGCTTGATCTCACCGCGCACCATCTTGCAGAACAGACAATCCGACACAGCTGACACCTCCGATGGATGAGGTTCTGACTGGACCGACACGGCTGATCCTCGGCCGCCAGGGTACCAGCCCGGAGAGACCGTTGGCAATCTTTTCGGCGGACAAGCGGCGTGCTCTTCCCCAAAGCTCGAGCCGGGGTTTCTGAGGCGTGGTTTTTAACTCCCTGGTCTTCCTGCTCTTTCTTGTGGTGGTCCTGGCCGGCTACCTCCTTGTTGGGCGCTCGTGGCGGCTGGCCAAGACCTTCCTGCTGGTGGCCAACAACGTCTTCTACGGAGCCTGGAGCCCGCCTTTCGTCCTCCTGCTCTGGGT encodes:
- a CDS encoding histidine triad nucleotide-binding protein; amino-acid sequence: MSDCLFCKMVRGEIKPDVVLEDDQVLAFRDIRPQAPVHILVIPKRHIPTTNDLGAGDAALVGHLLLTAAAIARQEGIADSGYRTVLNCNADAGQEVFHIHLHLLGGRRLTWPPG